TTCTAGGATACCTGAAAGCGCTACCTTCATACATAACACATGCTCTGCGTCCGCGAGCAGACTCACCCCATCGTCTTTCGAGACAGTTAAAACCAGTTGAACGTTAAGACCTCAGTAGACGTTGTAACCAATCTGATTGAGTAGTAGTGAAGAACGTGAAGAACCGCAAAGGCAAAGGAATGGTAGATGACGAGGACGTCGTTGAGATACGTGAGGTAACGTTAAGATATCCTGAGGAGACATAGTAAGAGGTCGACCATTGTGGCCAACGTCTAGAACACTATGTAGCTCTTCGAAATCGATTTACTTCTCGTTTTCGTTTAAGAACTATAAGATGATGAACGTTTGCAGTGTTTCATTTCATAAAGTctctttttgcagttttcgTTTGCTTTCGTGTTGTCTTTAGTTTCCTGCATGTTCAATGAAGTGACGCAATCCATTACAGTTAAGCTTCAATTTCAATGTGCAACGTTTGCCCTGGTCACACAATGGGTTTCTATGCAAAGCGGGAAGATAAGAGTTTATGATTTTTGGGAGTATTTGTGTGGGTCTTTgaatttctgtttgttttctgatCTACCTTTTAGACTCATTGAGCTGCTGAAGGCGAGCGGTGTCATCGTTATTTTGTTTGGCGTTTCGATGTCTTGTGATATCTTTTAGTATTCTGCGGCGTATTTTGCTGTTTTAAGACCCAACTGTTCCATTCAGCGCCACTTTTCTCGGCGAATGCATCACTCTTGCTTCGGTTGTTTGTTCCTAGCTATTGTCACTTATTTGCATTTGCCAAACTTTTATGAACCTTTGTTGATATTATCCCTGCAACTATTATATATCAACAACGAAAACTGCTCAAACATGTACCTAAAACACgtggaaaatcaaaaagaaccaTATGGAATAAGTGCTTTAACAGGAAGACGTGTCAGCAACATTGGAAGTCAGATAACAACCATTGCAACTGTACAACAATCAGAATGAAAACTACAGCTCTAGCTGAAAAAATCAACCTCACCAGAATTCTCCTTTGTTAAAGAGATCCCCTTCCTGACTTGTAACTGGTCTGCAGAGTACTGCGGAACTCCTTGGACTAGCTGCAGTGGTTGCCTATACCTCTTTGCTTGAACTACCGCCCAgcggattttcttcttcaggtaAAAGATTTTAGGACTAAGTGTACTTAATGCTTACGTTGACTAGTATAGATGACGGAATCGGCATGCACTCTACATATTTACCAACATTTTTGTTTGATATTGTTACTTAATttggtattattatttagtgCTGCATAATATTTGTTGTATCTCACTAGGGAACGTAGGGGGGATCGGTTGATCTATGCAGCAGTgaataggaataaaaacaacatttgtAGAAACTCCTAATAGGTAGGCCGTAAATCCTTCCACGTTCTGCTTAAATCTCTCGGAGTGAATCTCTGTTCTCGTCTACTATGCTTGGGTCTGCTTCTGCGCTGCATTTAACAACATACAATAGGGTTGCTGTAGACGTAGATGGTATATTGTCCACAGTGGAAAAGTGCTCTAGTAAGTCACATCTCCCTTGTGTCGAGTACAGTAGACAACCCTATCGAAACAGTACACTGATGTTTGAATTAGGAATTTTATACTTGTTAGACCCACCTAACTGTGGTGCTTACATGCGCATGAAGGCACGACATGCTCATCTCGGTGTTGTGAGTGCATTCGCAGCGGGACCCGCATGGAAATGAGTTACAGCCGTTTTTGCAGTAGTCGTTCAGCTGTTTCTCCTCCTTTTATAATTTTAGCCAATCAtagcatttttgtttttggttttccgTCACCAGAGCAGATCGCTTCTTCAACCAAACGAACGTCCCCGCTGTCCTTCACTTTCCATTAGAGATTAGAGGTTCCTCTTGTTGCacgatcggtcggaggttcgaatccgccaaTCAatcttgggatgcgcccccacgttcatttcaatacagaatcgtttgggatttacgaatgtgtaactggcctatataatgacttgtcgtggctacccgatgtgtcaagtcagtgcttccatcctcccacacaagtctggtaccaattcatcgctcccggagggatgaaaggcttggtgagcactagggcgggttcgaacctccgatcgatcgtgcaggaagcggaacttctaatcgctacactacacccgccccttcaCCATATTATGACAGCCTAATACGactgaataagaaataaaatcgatTTAATCCGCTTAACAATTCCCAGAGCTTCAAAAATAtcggaaaaaatctttttatatATGGGAGATTCATCTAAAATAGGTAGAAACGAACTGGAGCAGGCTCATGAATGCCTTATAGATGCCGTTGATTGTTATACGATGATGCAACCATACAGGTAATGTACCCGAAGATCCTTTGTGACTTTGCCATAGCCATTACAAAAGTacggaaaaagaaatggatgtagttttgatttgatttttaatttaacttcTGCATTCTGAATAACGCAATCTATAGAATGTAATACAAAAAGACTGTGTCGGGTAATCCTAACTCTTTCTTCGTTTCAACCGTTTTACAGAAGCACAAGGTGAACCGCTAAGCTGAAACAATTACTGGAAGGATATCAGAGCTTCATAAAACTTGCAGTCTTCAAGCAGTAGCCTCCAAATATTGTCCCCTGTTGAAATTTTTGGGAGGAAATGTTGGACAGACCATGATAAATTATTTTGAAGGAAACTGATAAGAGTTGTTCTATACATTCCTCCATTTCTGATCTTTATTCACACGTTACATAGTGAACGTGTTTCACTGCGGGGCGGTTTCGCAACATTCGGGTATAAATACGTCAGTGTTGATGAAAAGATTCCTATGCCCTACACTCGATGGTATTCCGATGTGAGACACAACATGAGCATGAAGCATGGAGCATGGACACACCTAAAGAGATAATCATTACTGTGATGTCGCGCATGGATAAAGATAGGAGGATAAAGGTAGATTACTTTATTGAGTAGCTCACATAATTAAGCCATTACCATTCCAGATGGCACGTAAATTTCAAGAAAGTAGACATCGACTCCAAGATCACCATCGCGCTCCCATTTTCTTCAATGTTAACGATAGCACTGTAAAGATGGTGGAAGAGGTAGATGGAAAGTGAAGGACAGCGGGGACGTTCGTTTGGTTGAAGAAGCGATCTGCTCTGGTGAcggaaaaccaaaaacaaaaatgctaTGATTggctaaaattaaaaagggaGGAGAAACAGCTGAACGACTACTGCAAAAACGGCTGTAACTCATTTCCATGCGGGTCCCGCTGCGAATGCACTCACAACACCGAGATGAGCATGTCGTGCCTTCATGCGTATGTAAGCACCACAGTTAGGTGGGTCTAACAAGTATAAAATTCCTAATTCAAACATCAGTGTACTGTTTCGATAGGGTTGTCTACTGTACTCGACACAAGGGAGATGTGACTTACTAGAGCACTTTTCCACTGTGGACAATATACCATCTACGTCTACAGCAACCCTATTGTATGTTGTTAAATGCAGCGCAGAAGCAGACCCAAGCATAGTAGACGAGAACAGAGATTCACTCCGAGAGATTTAAGCAGAACGTGGAAGGATTTACGGCCTACCTATTAGGAGTTTCTacaaatgttgtttttattcctattcACTGCTGCATAGATCAACCGATCCCCCCTACGTTCCCTAGTGAGATACAACAAATATTATGCAGCACTAGATAATAATACCAAATTAAGTAACAATATCAAACAAAAATGTTGGTAAATATGTAGAGTGCACGCCGATTCCGTCATCTATACTAGTCAACGTAAGCATTAAGTACACTTAGTCCTAAAATCTTTtacctgaagaagaaaatccgcTGGGCGGTAGTTCAAGCAAAGAACCACTGCAGCTAGTCCAAGGAGTTCCGCAGTACTCTGCAGACCAGTTACAAGTCAGGAGGGGGATCTCTTTAACAAAGGAGAATTCTGGTGAGGTTGATTTTTTCAGCTAGAGCTGTAGTTTTCATTCTGATTGTTGTACAGTTGCAATGGTTGTTATCTGACTTCCAATGTTGCTGACACGTCTTCCTGTTAAAGCACTTATTCCATAtggttctttttgattttccacGTGTTTTAGGTACATGTTTGAGCAGTTTTCGTTGTTGATATATAATAGTTGCAGGGATAATATCAACAAAGGTTCATAAAAGTTTGGCAAATGCAAATAAGTGACAATAGCTAGGAACAAACAACCGAAGCAAGAGTGATGCATTCGCCGAGAAAAGTGGCGCTGAATGGAACAGTTGGGTCTTAAAACAGCAAAATACGCCGCAGAATACTAAAAGATATCACAAGACATCGAAACGCCAAACAAAATAACGATGACACCGCTCGCCTTCAGCAGCTCAATGAGTCTAAAAGGTAGatcagaaaacaaacagaaattcAAAGACCCACACAAATACTCCCAAAAATCATAAACTCTTATCTTCCCGCTTTGCATAGAAACCCATTGTGTGACCAGGGCAAACGTTGCACATTGAAATTGAAGCTTAACTGTAATGGATTGCGTCACTTCATTGAACATGCAGGAAACTAAAGACAACACGAAAGCAAAcgaaaactgcaaaaagagACTTTATGAAATGAAACACTGCAAACGTTCATCATCTTATAGTTCTTAAACGAAAACGAGAAGTAAATCGATTTCGAAGAGCTACATAGTGTTCTAGACGTTGGCCACAATGGTCGACCTCTTACTATGTCTCCTCAGGATATCTTAACGTTACCTCACGTATCTCAACGACGTCCTCGTCATCTACCATTCCTTTGCCTTTGCGGTTCTTCACGTTCTTCACTACTACTCAATCAGATTGGTTACAACGTCTACTGAGGTCTTAACGTTCAACTGGTTTTAACTGTCTCGAAAGACGATGGGCGAGTCTGCTCGCGGACCCAGAGCATGTGTTATGTATGAAGGTAGCGCTTTCAGGTATCCTAGAAAATTTCGCACGgcgtttttcaagacgatgAGAATTAATGAAGTAatcattaggaaaaaaacttttccgtGTAATAAAGAAAGTACTTGGCCATAATTATTTCATCAACGTGCTCTCTACACTGCTGATGATCCTCTGTTACTGTTACTATTGCAATACACACAAAAGAGTAGTTAAAAACGAACTATTTTGACGCCAGAAACAGAACAAACATCTACAACAGTAGTGGTGAAGGAAATTTAACATCTGCTGAGGAACTATCGGAAGCGAATTCACACTGAACATTTGTGGATGACCACTGGGCGACGATGTAGGTGATCATCGTTGTGGAACATCCAGCCTTGTTATTCATAATGACGACATGGCTGCACATCCAATCCTGCTCGGTTTCACACTCGAGAAGTCAGCATCTGACTGGCGAAAACTTCAAGACCGTTTATATTTGCAAAATGCCTGTTACAGTTGTCAGCTGCACTTTTCCGAACATAAGACTTTCAAATCTTTATTGTTGCTTTTAGGATTCAAATTGGAACTGTGAGGAAAAACGGGTCAGCATGTGGTGCCCAAGATCCAATAAATCAAATCTACCAACATCAACTATATTGAAGTGGGGTGTAAGTAATAACGTAACAAAACCTAGAACGTGACGAAACTCAACAGAAAACTGGGGGAGTCCTCAAGACTAAAGATGGCAAAGGAAACAACAGACAGTAAGAGATACCGATATAAAAGGTATTGCATTAAAaatggcagcataccacaGTTCTGGGGTGGTatcgatttcaggtggagtatccgtgtacggggtcgtagattatggagaccggggtggttctaCGAAACCCTTCCACACCCACCATATTCGTCGGATCTTTCCCACATGGAGTAGAATTTCTTCAAGCACCTAGACAACTTCTCAAAGGATAAATGTTTCAGGAACAATGGTGACATCTAAATGACCTTCAGAGAATTCTTGGCTTCTAGATCTCTAGACTTTTATGCAGTTGGTAGCTTGTATCTCGTTGGCAAAAATTATGTTGATGGTTGTGGTTCTTATTATGACCAATAATGGTTATTCTGAGCTGAGATATGTCTGTTTGAATTTGTCGTAATGTCTGTTTGAATTTGTCGTATGAAAACGGACATCACCTTCCGAACATCCTAATAGTAATCCTTTTTCCCAcctttttcaggacgactagCGTGAGAATGATCATTTGcacactcgtaatctacatattCAACCCCATCTTTTGCTGGGGATACCCTAGCATCGTCGGTTTCGTTGTATGCTCCCTTTACAGACAGGCTGACGTAGTGCGGAACCCATAGCGAAAGCGTAGTGCTCGAGTAGTAAATTGAACTCACTGGTTTCGCTTTCTCCACAATTGTCGCGAAGAAGGCTTTGAAGATGCCTTTTTTTGACGATTTTAGTTGCAGAGTCCCACCCTTGTCCATGCTCCGCACCCAGGTCCgtgcggtcgaaaatcaattatttgttctcaccagcctattcaagtgaaaccaatgaatacgcTGCTAAGGGAACGGAAAGGTGTGCATTACATACAACAtctagtaggatcaaaacgacatgaagcacggtgcacttgcgcacgcggcttctctcgaggcggtgcggtgaagcgtaacGGTTgggagcgtactggaacccttgctggcgccacccatcgctggagtttgcgatggtcccaccttggttCCAACTGCTTCCTCCACAGCGAAGTTTCGGGGGtatacgcaaatgcactgtgcttcatttcgttttgacctgactatacgttctaacgtacatcGCAGAAACTAAAGTGGTTCTCACTCCGGTTTTTACGTTGGTTATTGAAAGatgggggcgggtgtagcgcagtcggtagtaTGTTAAACTGTCTGTACGATCGGTGGTTCGGTTCCGCTGTAAtacaaaccaagcctttcatccttcctgAGTCGATGACTTGGTACCTTGTTTGGgcggataaaaatactgacttgacacatcggcaaATCAGTGTATAGCACAGTTATACGTTCGAATACCCcaaacaattttgaattgaagtgaacgtggtggcgcatcccaagccgttgattgattgattaacgccagacactttattctttattggGCAGACGTTGTTCCAAAATTGCTCTCCTTCTAAACGCCtgcttttctcagaaaaattttttaggaaaagccgtttttcacggcaaataggaagaaatggacggaatcactctcttctccataatctactatcccttataagaatacttcacctgaaatctgcaccacctcagattcgtggggtgatacctttaaattgTCAACACTCCACCCAGAGTAGCCTGGCTGTTCTGCGAAAAATAACAACTATTTTGGGTGGAGACTAAATTGGATTCTCATTAGCTTCTCCTTTGTTGTGGAATGCAAGTGAACTTGT
This is a stretch of genomic DNA from Necator americanus strain Aroian chromosome II, whole genome shotgun sequence. It encodes these proteins:
- a CDS encoding hypothetical protein (NECATOR_CHRII.G7082.T2), with the translated sequence MDKGGTLQLKSSKKGIFKAFFATIVEKAKPSTAELLGLAAVVLCLNYRPADFLLQVCPCSMLHAHVVSHIGIPSSVGHRNLFINTDVFIPECCETAPQ
- a CDS encoding hypothetical protein (NECATOR_CHRII.G7082.T1), which encodes MDKGGTLQLKSSKKGIFKAFFATIVEKAKPVSSIYYSSTTLSLWVPHYVSLSVKGAYNETDDARVSPAKDGVEYVDYECANDHSHASRPEKGGKKDYY